The sequence GTACGGTAAAGTATGCTAACCTTAGCGACGAATACCGTGGAAATtctgagaaaagaaattgcattAGGTGCTTGATTTTTCATGTAAAAGATAGAAGATCATTGAAGCGGTAAAACTCTGAAATCCAATGATTCACCTTCTGTAATACCTTGCTGGCAGAATATACCccaaattcgaataaattcatGGTATAATTCCACGGTTAGATCAGTGGATTCTATTCGAGATCTCATAAAAGCCAAAGTAAATTGTGCACTTACAATTGTCACGAGTACAGACATCCAGAGCGCGAAGCTGTATGcctaaaaataaatgttaaccGTGTCGTAaatgttgagatatgtataattttctgtgctggactaggttaaacgcgcagtaagaatacttgtatgcgagtatcagtgtgtggaagtgtgtgtgtgcgcggcgtctcgaagaCAGATGAAGGTAAACAgttcagtcgttagaagcatctggaaggacagtcggttaatatcgggtatagaagaaagtgctgagacgcgtgcagttatgtatcgataaatataatagagatcgtccattaagtaaatatataattattcaaacattaattaaaggtgtaaaatttgtgttcccataacattatttcggcttcaaagatccaaaatccTCAACAGTAAATATCAAAACTACATAAGTGTAGCTTTgtaacatacatacatacctTATAATAAGCAAGCCATTTCACCGCTGACATTTCTGGTTGCTTAACATACAAACAGTCTCTAGTAGTTATAATAGGAACCGTATAATCGACGTAATCAAGCCTAATATTGGTCATGGAAAAATCGGACAATCCGATATCTACTTCTCCAGAAGCCACTAAACGAAATGCCCCATTCCAACATTTCGTCGTCACATTGAAACTGCCAAACTCGAGTTCCTCGGTCACAATATCGAGAGTgaaatttagataattttcAAGCTCGTTGACCGCTCTACTAAAATATCCTTCCACCTTATTATCTTTTGTCACGAATATCGAGTTCTGCAGCAGACAAACGGAAATTGTACGTGTTAAAACTCTGATGACTCCACCTGAATCGTTACGCGTGAATGTCTGAATCTTTGCCTTGATAGTGACAGCTCGCAGAACTTTTCCTTTCAGGTCATTCCTCCTCTCGTGCAGAGTCAAGTTGGACAACAAGTCAACAACTGCTGTTGGGGACTTCAATTGTTTCTTTGGATACCATTTGACTAAATCGGAAGTGACGGTGTTGTTCCCATCCACGGAATACCATTCACGAAGAACAGGGTCATCGGTACACATTACCAACATTTCAGTGtcatataacaaattaaatgGATTTCCAGGCGGATTGTAACAATAGTTTTCCGCGTGCGTCGCCGTAGGCACGAACATCACAAACCATGCAAAATGGGATATTCTAAAGGATTTCGAgtactttgaaaattcaaaaactgCGTCAGATCCGGATATAAGAACGATGGCCAACGGTCGGAGgatattatttctatctaGCGCGTGAATGTTCTTGAATGTGCTACTTAAAGTTGCAATCTGTTCACGATGAAGAAGACGAGACCATGTgtgtaataaatatgttagTTTCCAATCTAAACAATGTAAAAGTGAGCAAATGTATTGTATTTCTAATAATCATATTGTGAATGAATTTTCTATgcggaaatatttgaaaattgtaccatcgaaatttttattctcgttaGACGAATGCAACAAAAAGACAGCAGAAGCCGAATAGTAGCTGCGAATCCATTTTATTAAAGGAATGTACAGCGTTTCGTTATTGTACATTTCAGTTCCcgttaaatgaaaaaagatagaaataacatttaaatacattataattttcattccgTTCAAATTGATtgtctctttccttctttctagAACGTCACGAATAGTGCACGCGTATATCACGCAGAAAAACAATAGATTGTCGAGAACATTCAAAAGACTGCGAGAATCGTTAATAACTGAATTCTCGTGAGTAGATGCAAGTAGTTTTATCCAAGGATgagcattaaatatttacgaaacgTTCGTGCAAACTTTTGACGTGAAAAATgcaagtttttaaaaatacgatcACGTTAGCTACGATAGTAATCCATTAAATAGGAtgtaacaatattattgaCAATTATTATAGCGACAATGTAAATGATGATACATGACAGGCTGAATGCGAACAAGGAATAGAggagataataatattattttcatatttaatacatttaaaaactttaattagttaatagtaaaaattataaagaccgattaaaatattgagagaatatttataatgaacaGAATGCTTAatcaattaatgaaaaattgccAACTAAGCAACTTTAAACGATTCAAGTCTTGCTTGTCTATTATATGTACAGTCCATTTCAATATGTCATAACATTAGGTAGATGATATATATCGATCTACATTCCATtagtaaattacattttaacagGAAGTTTTAGTGATTAATCTCAATTTTCACAAACGATTACTCATAAACGaaacgtatacatatgtaggtAATTTATATGATAGTCGTTATTAATgcataaatttcgaattattttctatcacATTTTCGTTAACatagaataaaaaggaaaaaataacggaaatgaaggaaaatttttataaaattgagaaGATCACTAGGGAAAGCCATGAAACTAGAAACTAGAAATACTCTATGCTAGAAACTAACATAAAAGTTGCGaaagaattattagaatatattgaattattgttattattaatatgattaaatgaaaatgttacaaataacgaaataaaagtcaTCGAGTAACTCACagtttattatttgaataataaaacattatcataattattcaCAATGTGGGTCCATAGAGCTTGCTCTATATGTATGTCAATCAGCCATTTCAATTATAACttagttaaatattaaataaatttttgaaacttaaaaaatgtcaaagtaTTCCGAGTCATCTGATGCAATAATAggaaagtaataatataaactgAATCGTAAAAGTCGTGAATCATCGTTTCTACGCCTGTCACGTGATTGTCAAATCTTGCTTCTCATTCAAAAATGGCGCCGttcaaatttcaacaaaaattcaatattgatTCGTATTGGAAAGTTTTATGAATACAATATTACCTGTGCTTGACAATAGGTGATCGAAGTACAGAAGGGCAGagttattcaattatatttttaaaatgtaattataaaatcgtaaaataaaaaactacTGAGTTATCGAAAACGCCATTTTGTGAAATTGATCGAACTCTGCAGAGGAAGTTTAACAGGCGCACGTATATAAGCGTCGTAATTCGTAATAGAATCATCTGGACATTGGACATACGACAGTGAAGCTTGGCAAGAAAACTTGTGTATCGtgcaaaataaatagtttttgtggatttttacgaatacatATTCACATTTTATTCCCAATTgagcaatataaataaatatccaataatgtataaagtatatttgcaaaatgaCGACTCTTCCGTTAAAGTAGTTCGAAAGTTTGGTCTTCAGTCTAGTTCAGAGATTCGGGGTATGAGGGCTCATTATTATGGTATTCATAATTATAAGTATGATTTTAATAAGCTCTGCCAAAAAATCGTATCAATATTCCCGGAATTATCTAATAAAAAGTTCACCATTACTTGGAAaggtaattatattatatataaatataactacgtcattttatttattctttataaattcagtaataaaatcgttcattttttttattttaactctcaaataattctaattgaaAACTTTCACTAAAAAGACATAGTGCAatttaaatcataaacaatggtcatatgtatatacatattacagaTGCTGATGGTGATAAAATCTTAATATCGTCTGATGAAGAATTACTAATTGCTGAGGAAGAAATGAAACATGCTAAGAAAATATATGTCAAACCTTTTTCATCTAAGCAACAAGTACCAAGTTCTGAGAAAGATAAAGCAGTACATTTTGGCGTATATTGTGATGGTTGTGATAATGACATAACTGGATTTAGATACAAATGTATTCAATGTGAAGATTATGATTTATGTGCACAATGTGAGACAGCGCAGATACATTCACATCATTTTATGATCCGTATGTCACAACCATTAGAATCGCATCATACTCGAAGTTTGTTTTACCATTTGAGAAAAGTTCTGAAAAAGAATGgtgtgaattttaataaaaaacatacttctgatgaaaataaatcccAATGTATTCATTGTAACGCTTATCCTTGGTTGGGAATTTATGCAccatatttcaataattttattgatacaCTATTAGAAGCACATACTGTTGATCCAGAATCttgtaaggtaatactacactaaaaaaattcaaaactgataaaatttgcaaaaatagtataaatttgTTCTGGTCCTAATTGTTCATATATTTCACAGAGTCACAAAcctgaagaaagaagagaatctAAGGATGATACATGtatagatgaaaataattccagAAAATTTCCTGGAGAAGGAAGGAAGTTACTTGATAATGCAAAGGGCGATAAAGAATCAGTTTCAGATGTTGCATCAATAGCAAGTCAAGATAGTGCTAGTACAAAGGTAGCAGCAG comes from Bombus pyrosoma isolate SC7728 linkage group LG2, ASM1482585v1, whole genome shotgun sequence and encodes:
- the LOC122576531 gene encoding glutamate receptor 2-like isoform X1; the protein is MFVPTATHAENYCYNPPGNPFNLLYDTEMLVMCTDDPVLREWYSVDGNNTVTSDLVKWYPKKQLKSPTAVVDLLSNLTLHERRNDLKGKVLRAVTIKAKIQTFTRNDSGGVIRVLTRTISVCLLQNSIFVTKDNKVEGYFSRAVNELENYLNFTLDIVTEELEFGSFNVTTKCWNGAFRLVASGEVDIGLSDFSMTNIRLDYVDYTVPIITTRDCLYVKQPEMSAVKWLAYYKAYSFALWMSVLVTIVSAQFTLAFMRSRIESTDLTVELYHEFIRIWGIFCQQGITEEFPRYSSLRLAYFTVLVTGIVIFAAYSASMISFVTAYVHNLPFSTIEEFVNDDTYDVILNKDSADYDMFALSKDPFSVHMMAKLRPIHTLPINIEDGFQSICDDPTLVYYSGYGKKMQGIVNFRIPCDIVCIDSGRVDSLSLILPKNSQFTSILNYYVQKLLNTGLLNRFKNEVFFTKKNKFQPVGFYSVASVLIIFVGGVSLAFVILIVEMYCNRSANSINPSMTCGYGFSTFLLQLVTTRSGRESQKGEGYDRVCCC
- the LOC122576568 gene encoding sequestosome-1-like, yielding MYKVYLQNDDSSVKVVRKFGLQSSSEIRGMRAHYYGIHNYKYDFNKLCQKIVSIFPELSNKKFTITWKDADGDKILISSDEELLIAEEEMKHAKKIYVKPFSSKQQVPSSEKDKAVHFGVYCDGCDNDITGFRYKCIQCEDYDLCAQCETAQIHSHHFMIRMSQPLESHHTRSLFYHLRKVLKKNGVNFNKKHTSDENKSQCIHCNAYPWLGIYAPYFNNFIDTLLEAHTVDPESCKSHKPEERRESKDDTCIDENNSRKFPGEGRKLLDNAKGDKESVSDVASIASQDSASTKVAADEWTIIDKNDTTEVNQTSSASSNMNETGMKQTCSSATAPPLASQGSSAETIYPELPREINCQEIYHENPKINEAVKAMIKMGFSNQSGLLTYLLGVEDGNIDNVLEILQPTNK
- the LOC122576531 gene encoding uncharacterized protein LOC122576531 isoform X6; this encodes MFVPTATHAENYCYNPPGNPFNLLYDTEMLVMCTDDPVLREWYSVDGNNTVTSDLVKWYPKKQLKSPTAVVDLLSNLTLHERRNDLKGKVLRAVTIKAKIQTFTRNDSGGVIRVLTRTISVCLLQNSIFVTKDNKVEGYFSRAVNELENYLNFTLDIVTEELEFGSFNVTTKCWNGAFRLVASGEVDIGLSDFSMTNIRLDYVDYTVPIITTRDCLYVKQPEMSAVKWLAYYKAYSFALWMSVLVTILSKDPFSVHMMAKLRPIHTLPINIEDGFQSICDDPTLVYYSGYGKKMQGIVNFRIPCDIVCIDSGRVDSLSLILPKNSQFTSILNYYVQKLLNTGLLNRFKNEVFFTKKNKFQPVGFYSVASVLIIFVGGVSLAFVILIVEMYCNRSANSINPSMTCGYGFSTFLLQLVTTRSGRESQKGEGYDRVCCC
- the LOC122576531 gene encoding glutamate receptor 2-like isoform X5, with product MFVPTATHAENYCYNPPGNPFNLLYDTEMLVMCTDDPVLREWYSVDGNNTVTSDLVKWYPKKQLKSPTAVVDLLSNLTLHERRNDLKGKVLRAVTIKAKIQTFTRNDSGGVIRVLTRTISVCLLQNSIFVTKDNKVEGYFSRAVNELENYLNFTLDIVTEELEFGSFNVTTKCWNGAFRLVASGEVDIGLSDFSMTNIRLDYVDYTVPIITTRDCLYVKQPEMSAVKWLAYYKAYSFALWMSVLVTIVSAQFTLAFMRSRIESTDLTVELYHEFIRIWGIFCQQGITEEFPRYSSLRLAYFTVLVTGIVIFAAYSASMISFVTAYVHNLPFSTIEEFVNDDTYDVILNKDSADYDMFALSKDPFSVHMMAKLRPIHTLPINIEDGFQSICDDPTLVYYSGYGKKMQGIVNFRIPCDIVCIDSGRVDSLSLILPKNSQFTSILNYYVQKLLNTGLLNRFKNEVFFTKKNKFQPVGFYSVASVLIIFVGGVSLAFVILIVEMYCNSEAS
- the LOC122576531 gene encoding glutamate receptor 2-like isoform X2, whose product is MFVPTATHAENYCYNPPGNPFNLLYDTEMLVMCTDDPVLREWYSVDGNNTVTSDLVKWYPKKQLKSPTAVVDLLSNLTLHERRNDLKGKVLRAVTIKNSIFVTKDNKVEGYFSRAVNELENYLNFTLDIVTEELEFGSFNVTTKCWNGAFRLVASGEVDIGLSDFSMTNIRLDYVDYTVPIITTRDCLYVKQPEMSAVKWLAYYKAYSFALWMSVLVTIVSAQFTLAFMRSRIESTDLTVELYHEFIRIWGIFCQQGITEEFPRYSSLRLAYFTVLVTGIVIFAAYSASMISFVTAYVHNLPFSTIEEFVNDDTYDVILNKDSADYDMFALSKDPFSVHMMAKLRPIHTLPINIEDGFQSICDDPTLVYYSGYGKKMQGIVNFRIPCDIVCIDSGRVDSLSLILPKNSQFTSILNYYVQKLLNTGLLNRFKNEVFFTKKNKFQPVGFYSVASVLIIFVGGVSLAFVILIVEMYCNRSANSINPSMTCGYGFSTFLLQLVTTRSGRESQKGEGYDRVCCC
- the LOC122576531 gene encoding glutamate receptor 1-like isoform X3, which encodes MFVPTATHAENYCYNPPGNPFNLLYDTEMLVMCTDDPVLREWYSVDGNNTVTSDLVKWYPKKQLKSPTAVVDLLSNLTLHERRNDLKGKVLRAVTIKAKIQTFTRNDSGGVIRVLTRTISVCLLQNSIFVTKDNKVEGYFSRAVNELENYLNFTLDIVTEELEFGSFNVTTKCWNGAFRLVASGEVDIGLSDFSMTNIRLDYVDYTVPIITTRDCLYVKQPEMSAVKWLAYYKAYSFALWMSVLVTIVSAQFTLAFMRSRIESTDLTVELYHEFIRIWGIFCQQGITEEFPRYSSLSTIEEFVNDDTYDVILNKDSADYDMFALSKDPFSVHMMAKLRPIHTLPINIEDGFQSICDDPTLVYYSGYGKKMQGIVNFRIPCDIVCIDSGRVDSLSLILPKNSQFTSILNYYVQKLLNTGLLNRFKNEVFFTKKNKFQPVGFYSVASVLIIFVGGVSLAFVILIVEMYCNRSANSINPSMTCGYGFSTFLLQLVTTRSGRESQKGEGYDRVCCC
- the LOC122576531 gene encoding glutamate receptor 2-like isoform X4 — translated: MFVPTATHAENYCYNPPGNPFNLLYDTEMLVMCTDDPVLREWYSVDGNNTVTSDLVKWYPKKQLKSPTAVVDLLSNLTLHERRNDLKGKVLRAVTIKAKIQTFTRNDSGGVIRVLTRTISVCLLQNSIFVTKDNKVEGYFSRAVNELENYLNFTLDIVTEELEFGSFNVTTKCWNGAFRLVASGEVDIGLSDFSMTNIRLDYVDYTVPIITTRDCLYVKQPEMSAVKWLAYYKAYSFALWMSVLVTIVSAQFTLAFMRSRIESTDLTVELYHEFIRIWGIFCQQGITEEFPRYSSLRLAYFTVLVTGIVIFAAYSASMISFVTAYVHNLPFSTIEEFVNDDTYDVILNKDSADYDMFALSKDPFSVHMMAKLRPIHTLPINIEDGFQSICDDPTLVYYSGYGKKMQGIVNFRIPCDIVCIDSGRVDSLSLILPKNSQFTSILNYYVQKLLNTGLLNRFKNEVFFTKKNKFQPVGFYSVASVLIIFVGGVSLAFVILIVEMYCNSVLGGYK